CTCGGTCGGCGACAGTCCGCCCTATGGCGACGTGCGTCTCTTCGACCTGCGCAGCGGCCGCCTGGTGTCGGTGCTGAAGGGCAACCCCTGGGTCGTCCACGACGTCGCCTTCTCGCCCGACGGCACGCGCCTCGCCGCCGCCGGCCAGGAAGGCTTCGTCTACCTGTGGAAGAAGGACGAAGCGGGTGCCTGGCAGCCCGAGACGCGGCTCGACGGCGATTCGCTGCGCATCGAGAAGGTCGCCTTCGCCGCCGGCGGCACCCGCCTTGCCGCCGTGACGGAAGACTACGGCATCCGCCTCTGGGATCTCGCCGACATGAGCCCGGTCGAGATGCCCGATGCGACGGTGCTGGAAGACGTTCCGGTGCGCGCGCTCGCCGTCTCGCCCGACGGCGCGCTCTTCGCCACCGGTGCCGACGACGGTCAGGTGCATGTCTGGCGCGCCGACGATGGCGGCCTCGCCGAAACCGTGCCGCAGCGCGGCTTCGCGGTCGGCGCGCTCGTCTTCGCGGAGAGCGGCCGCGCGCTGGTCGTCTCCTGCGGCTATCGCTGTGCCGGGCGCTTCGAGCAGTCCGTCTGGCGCTTCGGGGCGGGCGAGGGGGCCGGCTATGCCGGTCATGACGACACCGTCTGGGCCAGCGCCGCCACGCCGGACGGCGCGCTCGTCGCGACGGCGGGCGGATCGCGCAAGGAGATCCGCCTGTGGGATCCCGCCACCGGCGAGACGGTGGCCGAACTGAAAGGCATCGGCAGCCCGGTGATGGCCGTCGGCGTCACGCCGGACGGCGGCGCCATCGCCTGGGGCAGCGATGACCCCTGTCCAGATCTGGCGGCCTGTCCCGAACGCCAGTCGGCGCTCGCCAACGTCATGCCGCTGCCGGCCGAAGGCCGCTTCTTCGAGCGTCCGCGCGCGACGCAGGAGGTCGGCGGGTTCCTGCGCGCGATCCATGCGCAGGCCGGCTGGTCGCTGGTCGCATCCGCCGGCGAGGACAGCCCCGTCCCGAACGACGTGCTGGAGATCCGCCGCGACGGCGCGACGCTCCACCGCATCGCCAACGACGCCACGAACGGCTTCCTGCACGCGGCTTTCACCCTTCTCTCCGACGGTCGAAACCTCGTCACCGGCGGCAGCGACGGCACGCTGACCATCCACGATCGTCAGACGGGCGGCTACGTCATCACGCTGGAGGACGGCCACACCGGCGAGGTCCACGCCATCGCCGAGGCGCCCCAGGCGGGCCTCCTCGTCACCGGCAGCGACGACCAGACGCTGAAGCTGTGGAACCTGCAGACGCGCCGGCTCGTCGCCACCTTCTTCTTCGCCGGCGGCGAGTTCATCGTCTGGGTGCCGCAGGGCTACTACTACTCCTCGCCCGACGGCGACGCTCTGGTCGGCTGGCACGTCAACCAGGGGCCCGACAGCGAGGCCCGCTTCGTCCGCGCCCGCCAGTTGAAGCAGTACCTGTTCAGCCCCGAGATCGTCCGCCGGGCCCTGATCCTCGCCGATGCCGAGGCCGCCGTGCGCGAACTGCGCGGCGTCGACACCGAACTCGACCGCCTGCTCGCGCGCCGCCCGCCCGAGTTCCAGGCCCGCGTGCTGGAGAGCGACGCCTCGCGCGAGGGCTTCGTCGCCGTCGAGATCACCGGCGCGGCCGGGGCCGGCGCCAGCGTCGCCGAATTCGCCGTCACCGCCAACGACCGCCGCATCGACGGCTTCGAGACCCGCGCCGTCTCCGGCGGCGATGCCGACCGCATCGTCATCGAGGTCCCGGTCCAGCCGGGCGAGAACGAGATTTCCATCGCCGGGCTGAACGAGTTCGGCTATCTCACCGAGCGCTCCGTCAAGGCCATCGGCCGCATGCGCCAGACCGACCGCGCCGCCGGCACGCTCTTCGTCGTGGCGATCGGCGTCGAGGACTATCCCTTCCTGCCGCGCGCCTGCGGCGGCCGCTCCTGCGACCTCGCCTTCCCGGTCGACGACGCGGCCGAGTTCCTTCGTCTCGTCGACCAGCGCACCCGGCCGCTCTACCGGGAGATGAAGACGCTGGTCTTCGCCAATGCCGATGCCCTCGCGGAGACGAAGGCCGCCCGCGAGACGTCGCTCTTCGCCAACGTCATGGAGCCCGAGTCGGATCTGATCCTCGACGAGATCGAGGATTTCCTCGCTGAGGCCGGTCCCGACGACACCACGATCATCTTCGTCGCCGGCCACGGCATCAACATCGACGAGGACTATTATTTCATTCCGACCGACGGCCGCCAGCGCGAGCCCGACCGCTGGCAGCGCTCCTCGCTGGTCGATTGGGAGACGATCCAGCGCGCCGTCGAGCGCGCCAAGGGCCGCCGGCTGATGCTGGTCGACACCTGCCATGCCGGCAATTCCTTCAATCCTCGCCTGGAGAAGGACGCCGAGGACGCGCGAATCATCGTCTTCTCCGCCACCGCGGCCAACAACACCGCCGCCGAACTGCCCGAACTCGGCCACGGCGTTTTCACCCATGCCCTCCTGCAGGGCATGAAGGGCGGCGCCGATCCGACCGGCGAGGGGGTGAGGCTGCTGTCTCTCGCCGATTTCGTCGACCGCGAGGTGCGCCGCCTCACCGCCGCGCGCCAGGCGCCGGAATACTACATCTCCAAGGTCGACAACTTCGTGGTCGCCAAGCCGTGACGTTGCTGCTCAACGGGCTGCGCCGGCTGGTCGTCGTCCTCGCGCCGCTCCTCCTGCCGCAGGTCGCCGTCGCGCAGGACTGCGCCGGCGAGGGGCCTGCCTTCCCCTCGGTCTATTCCGACGACGTGTTGTTCCGCGACGCGCTGCGGGCCGCCGGTTCGATCGCGCCGTCGTCCGTGCCGCTCACCGGCGTCACCGTTCCGCATCACCTTCTGGCGCCGCATCTCGTCGCCGAGGGGCTGAAAGCTGCCACGGGCACGCGCTACGACCGCATCCTCCTCGTCTTCCCCGACCATTTC
The nucleotide sequence above comes from Aquibium microcysteis. Encoded proteins:
- a CDS encoding caspase family protein — encoded protein: MRLVVRFALRAATVMLLAAVFAATGFVPLRASETVDFHLDLDTGGHRALVKAIAFTPDGNFLVSASDDKTIRVWDWRSGISLRTIRGQIGPGQEGKVFALDVSPDGATIAAAGWFGPSVGDSPPYGDVRLFDLRSGRLVSVLKGNPWVVHDVAFSPDGTRLAAAGQEGFVYLWKKDEAGAWQPETRLDGDSLRIEKVAFAAGGTRLAAVTEDYGIRLWDLADMSPVEMPDATVLEDVPVRALAVSPDGALFATGADDGQVHVWRADDGGLAETVPQRGFAVGALVFAESGRALVVSCGYRCAGRFEQSVWRFGAGEGAGYAGHDDTVWASAATPDGALVATAGGSRKEIRLWDPATGETVAELKGIGSPVMAVGVTPDGGAIAWGSDDPCPDLAACPERQSALANVMPLPAEGRFFERPRATQEVGGFLRAIHAQAGWSLVASAGEDSPVPNDVLEIRRDGATLHRIANDATNGFLHAAFTLLSDGRNLVTGGSDGTLTIHDRQTGGYVITLEDGHTGEVHAIAEAPQAGLLVTGSDDQTLKLWNLQTRRLVATFFFAGGEFIVWVPQGYYYSSPDGDALVGWHVNQGPDSEARFVRARQLKQYLFSPEIVRRALILADAEAAVRELRGVDTELDRLLARRPPEFQARVLESDASREGFVAVEITGAAGAGASVAEFAVTANDRRIDGFETRAVSGGDADRIVIEVPVQPGENEISIAGLNEFGYLTERSVKAIGRMRQTDRAAGTLFVVAIGVEDYPFLPRACGGRSCDLAFPVDDAAEFLRLVDQRTRPLYREMKTLVFANADALAETKAARETSLFANVMEPESDLILDEIEDFLAEAGPDDTTIIFVAGHGINIDEDYYFIPTDGRQREPDRWQRSSLVDWETIQRAVERAKGRRLMLVDTCHAGNSFNPRLEKDAEDARIIVFSATAANNTAAELPELGHGVFTHALLQGMKGGADPTGEGVRLLSLADFVDREVRRLTAARQAPEYYISKVDNFVVAKP